Proteins from a single region of Nitrososphaerales archaeon:
- a CDS encoding aspartate aminotransferase family protein, whose amino-acid sequence MIPQSVEKYQKRTPTSKMLFERAVEISPGGVHHNIRYYPPYPLFFERAKGSRMWDVDGNEYIDFWMGHGSLFLGHAPDAVVEALKEQCAKSTHYGMPSKIQIELGELVKKMAPWVERIRFANTGTEATMYAVRFARAYTKKRKIVKFIGHWHGGHDILNVAVRAPFDKPSTDGSLRETAMFTITCRFNDIEGTLRTIKENADDLACVIVEPVTMAGGALPADREFLKSLREVCDKLGIVLIFDEVVTGFRLAKGGATEVYGIIPDLLTYGKIIGGGCPAGAIAGKKEIMEVCDPSKGRPPYEVAQQGGTFCGNPMTMVAGYVTLKILNEHPEIYTYVNRLGDKVRRDVDRVFNDEGIPTCTTGLGSMFMTHFLKSPGKCELKSAEDLAEKTDPNRLFDYHFELMNHGIFFLPKHLGLISSAHTEDDINRLISASQKTAELLKTSQ is encoded by the coding sequence ATGATACCACAATCTGTGGAGAAGTATCAAAAGCGGACACCGACATCTAAAATGCTCTTCGAAAGGGCGGTTGAGATCTCCCCTGGTGGTGTACATCACAACATTCGATACTATCCTCCTTATCCGTTATTCTTCGAGAGGGCCAAAGGGAGCCGTATGTGGGATGTGGATGGGAATGAATATATCGATTTTTGGATGGGGCATGGCTCACTATTCCTTGGACATGCACCGGATGCTGTAGTGGAAGCACTTAAAGAGCAGTGTGCAAAATCGACACACTATGGAATGCCATCTAAAATCCAGATAGAACTGGGTGAATTGGTCAAAAAGATGGCACCTTGGGTCGAGAGGATTCGATTTGCAAATACGGGAACTGAAGCAACGATGTACGCCGTTAGATTTGCAAGGGCATATACGAAGAAGCGAAAGATAGTGAAGTTCATCGGCCATTGGCATGGCGGGCACGATATTCTGAACGTAGCTGTTAGAGCACCATTCGATAAACCATCGACCGATGGCTCTTTGAGAGAAACGGCGATGTTTACCATTACATGCCGCTTTAATGATATTGAAGGGACCTTGCGTACAATTAAAGAAAATGCTGATGATCTGGCCTGTGTAATTGTGGAGCCGGTAACGATGGCGGGAGGGGCTTTACCGGCCGATCGCGAATTCCTCAAGTCACTCAGAGAAGTATGTGATAAACTGGGGATCGTACTGATCTTCGATGAGGTTGTGACCGGGTTCAGATTGGCGAAGGGAGGCGCTACAGAAGTTTATGGTATCATACCAGACCTATTAACGTATGGGAAGATCATCGGTGGTGGCTGTCCAGCTGGCGCGATCGCTGGTAAGAAGGAGATAATGGAAGTATGCGATCCAAGTAAGGGTCGACCGCCCTATGAAGTTGCACAACAGGGTGGTACATTCTGCGGCAACCCTATGACGATGGTCGCAGGTTACGTAACATTGAAGATCTTGAATGAGCATCCAGAAATCTACACCTATGTGAATAGGCTAGGGGATAAAGTGAGGAGAGATGTTGATCGAGTATTCAACGATGAGGGCATACCGACGTGCACAACCGGCCTCGGCTCGATGTTCATGACACACTTCTTAAAGAGCCCTGGTAAATGTGAATTAAAGAGTGCGGAGGATCTGGCTGAGAAGACCGATCCCAATAGGCTATTCGATTATCACTTTGAACTGATGAATCACGGCATATTCTTCTTACCCAAACATCTAGGATTGATAAGCTCGGCGCACACAGAAGATGATATTAATCGACTT